One Cyanobacteria bacterium FACHB-DQ100 genomic region harbors:
- a CDS encoding homoserine kinase: MSNVTVRVPATTANLGAGFDCLGAALTLYNEFQFSRIDSGLRITATGAEAKRVSLGSSNLVYQAFAKLYDRINQPIPAVQLEIKMEVPLARGLGSSATAIVGGLVGANELAGSPLSQLELAEFATEIEGHPDNVVPALIGGCRLAASGIDRAWEICDLPWHSSIVPIVAIPDFELSTAEARSVLPATYSRADAIFNASHLGLLIRGLETGNADWLKAALQDRIHQPYREKLIKGYDAVRTAAIGAGAYGMVISGAGSTVLALAHQEKAEAVNAAMEKAWIGLEVGVQVKSLAIDVQGTSVT, translated from the coding sequence ATGTCTAATGTTACTGTCCGTGTTCCTGCGACTACTGCCAATCTCGGTGCTGGGTTCGATTGTCTTGGAGCGGCGTTAACGCTCTACAACGAATTCCAGTTTTCCCGCATCGACTCTGGATTGAGAATTACCGCAACGGGAGCAGAAGCGAAGCGGGTGTCGCTGGGTTCGAGTAATTTGGTGTATCAGGCATTTGCAAAGCTTTACGATCGCATCAATCAACCCATTCCAGCCGTCCAGCTCGAGATCAAAATGGAGGTACCGTTAGCGCGGGGATTGGGCAGTTCGGCAACTGCGATCGTCGGCGGATTAGTCGGAGCAAACGAACTCGCAGGATCACCGTTATCACAGCTTGAACTTGCAGAGTTCGCGACCGAGATCGAGGGACATCCGGATAATGTGGTGCCTGCGTTAATTGGGGGCTGTCGATTAGCGGCATCAGGCATCGATCGCGCTTGGGAAATTTGCGACCTACCTTGGCATTCGAGCATTGTACCGATCGTAGCCATTCCCGATTTTGAACTATCAACTGCCGAAGCTCGTAGTGTTTTACCTGCAACTTATAGCCGCGCTGATGCGATTTTTAATGCGTCTCACTTGGGGCTACTAATTCGGGGCTTAGAGACCGGAAACGCAGATTGGTTAAAAGCAGCATTGCAGGATAGAATTCACCAACCTTATCGGGAAAAGCTGATTAAAGGATACGACGCAGTGAGAACAGCGGCGATCGGTGCTGGCGCTTATGGCATGGTGATTAGTGGAGCTGGATCGACGGTGTTGGCGTTGGCCCATCAGGAAAAAGCTGAAGCAGTCAATGCAGCGATGGAGAAAGCTTGGATCGGATTAGAAGTTGGAGTGCAAGTAAAAAGTTTAGCGATCGATGTTCAAGGTACGAGTGTAACTTAA
- a CDS encoding bifunctional folylpolyglutamate synthase/dihydrofolate synthase, with product MTHSEPIEKIEALLQSYERFGVHLGLEASLKLLTDLGNPQAQVPVVHVAGSNGKGSVCAYLSTILTEAGYKTGRYTSPHLIDWTERICINNQPIDPTALYQTLLKVQSKIDPACSPTQFEVITAAMWLYFAEQKVDIAIIEVGLGGRLDATNVIEHPLVSVIVSISREHWQRLGFTLSSIAGEKAGILKPECPAVIGQLPDEAASVIDRRIADLNCPAVYPEPAKLSDGWAHQGTLKYQLPLQGDIQLHNSALAIAAIQLLRQQNWNISDSAIVNGIRNTKWAGRLQWYEWKGHKILIDGAHNPASAEALRQYVDQLKQSSNHCSTHWVMGMLSTKDHADIFKALLRSQDSLFLVPVPGHSSADPTELANLAQEICPGLEHCQIYPDVATALDSAIAHAELVVFCGSLYLIGEFFKQQRNIASIFG from the coding sequence ATGACCCACTCGGAACCGATCGAAAAAATAGAAGCGTTGCTACAATCCTACGAGCGCTTCGGGGTGCATCTTGGCTTAGAGGCGAGTCTAAAGCTGTTAACAGACTTGGGAAACCCTCAAGCGCAAGTTCCTGTCGTTCATGTGGCAGGCAGCAATGGAAAAGGTTCGGTCTGTGCTTATCTCTCAACCATTCTGACCGAAGCAGGCTATAAAACGGGTCGCTACACTTCGCCGCACTTAATCGATTGGACAGAGCGAATTTGTATTAACAATCAACCGATCGATCCCACAGCACTCTATCAAACGTTGCTGAAGGTGCAGTCGAAAATTGATCCGGCTTGTTCTCCGACTCAGTTTGAAGTGATCACGGCGGCAATGTGGCTCTATTTTGCTGAACAAAAGGTAGACATTGCGATCATCGAAGTTGGCTTAGGCGGACGATTAGATGCCACCAATGTGATTGAGCATCCCTTAGTCAGCGTGATTGTTTCGATTAGTCGAGAACACTGGCAACGATTGGGATTTACGTTATCGAGCATTGCAGGTGAAAAAGCTGGAATTCTTAAACCTGAATGTCCTGCCGTGATCGGACAGCTACCCGATGAAGCGGCATCGGTGATCGATCGTCGAATTGCTGATCTCAATTGTCCCGCAGTTTATCCCGAACCCGCAAAGCTGAGCGACGGCTGGGCGCATCAAGGCACACTCAAATATCAATTGCCGCTCCAAGGTGACATTCAATTGCACAATTCAGCCTTAGCGATCGCTGCGATTCAATTGCTCCGGCAGCAAAACTGGAATATTTCTGATAGTGCGATCGTCAATGGAATTAGAAACACAAAATGGGCAGGACGGTTACAGTGGTATGAGTGGAAAGGGCATAAAATTCTGATTGATGGCGCACATAATCCAGCGAGTGCCGAAGCATTGAGACAATACGTTGATCAACTTAAACAAAGCTCAAACCACTGTTCAACCCATTGGGTCATGGGAATGTTATCCACAAAAGATCATGCTGATATCTTCAAAGCACTCTTACGATCGCAAGACTCCCTCTTTCTAGTTCCCGTTCCGGGCCATAGTTCGGCTGATCCCACAGAACTCGCCAATCTTGCCCAAGAAATTTGCCCCGGTTTAGAACATTGTCAAATTTATCCAGATGTCGCTACTGCCCTAGACAGCGCGATCGCCCACGCTGAGTTAGTCGTATTCTGTGGCTCACTCTATTTAATTGGTGAATTTTTCAAACAACAAAGAAATATCGCCTCCATCTTTGGATAG
- a CDS encoding PAS domain-containing protein, producing the protein MMDDSCSQTDDFYETRPNSEGESCAEASKVKPTNSQILERLHQTEAALQESEARFKRFVQGSQDGFWDWDVVRDRWYVSDRWKQLRGIAPDATIADTVTTWYESTHPDERDRVLDGFRHYVAQGSGQYSEEYRIVQPDGTIIWVLDRGQATWDETGRAIRVTGSQTDITKLKRTEEALEESQLIYKTLADTMPQMFWITQGNGYHDYFNQRWYDYTGTKPGETDGEGWQTCLHPEDAKKAAVTWQECLKTGQPYNVEYRLRCAKTGEYRWHLGQALPLHDSDGDIVRWFGSCTDIHDQKLLIEERDSALERERAARLEQEKANRTKDEFLAVVSHELRSPLNPILGWIRLLRTRKMGEAQTQQALETIERNAKLQSQLIEDLLDVSRILRGKLALKITPVNLVTVIESAIETVRLSAQAKNIQIQTRVNANLTYVSGDFNRLQQVVWNLLSNAVKFTPDHGTITIELCATDSTINIRVQDTGKGIAPEFLPHVFEQFRQADSSITRQFGGLGLGLAIVRHIVERHQGQIRVESRGENQGATFIVELPLLNTPVNSAIAPLDHTPDEQLTGLSLLIVDDEADARELLAFLLEQQGAIVTATSSAKEAQAKLAKFQPDLLISDLGMPDVDGFQLIRQLRAEGRSIRAIAVTAYAREEDRQAALAAGFQAHVTKPIEPAELFKVIRAAVQK; encoded by the coding sequence ATGATGGACGATTCTTGCTCTCAAACCGATGATTTCTATGAAACGCGCCCTAATTCCGAGGGTGAGAGCTGTGCAGAAGCTTCTAAAGTAAAGCCAACTAATTCCCAAATCCTGGAGCGCCTTCACCAAACAGAAGCTGCTCTACAAGAAAGTGAAGCGCGATTTAAGCGATTTGTTCAAGGCAGCCAGGACGGATTTTGGGACTGGGATGTTGTACGTGATCGCTGGTACGTCTCCGATCGCTGGAAGCAACTGCGCGGAATTGCCCCCGATGCCACCATCGCAGATACTGTTACTACTTGGTACGAATCTACACATCCAGACGAGCGCGATCGCGTTTTAGACGGATTTCGGCACTATGTTGCTCAGGGATCAGGACAGTACAGCGAAGAATATCGGATCGTACAGCCAGACGGAACGATCATTTGGGTGCTCGATCGGGGTCAGGCGACTTGGGATGAAACTGGACGTGCAATTCGAGTCACCGGATCACAAACGGATATCACAAAACTAAAACGCACAGAAGAAGCGTTAGAAGAAAGTCAGTTGATCTATAAAACGCTGGCGGACACAATGCCGCAAATGTTTTGGATCACACAAGGCAATGGCTATCATGATTACTTTAATCAACGCTGGTATGATTACACCGGAACAAAGCCGGGAGAAACTGACGGCGAGGGCTGGCAAACCTGCCTTCACCCGGAAGATGCTAAGAAAGCGGCTGTAACCTGGCAAGAATGCCTCAAAACGGGACAGCCTTATAACGTCGAATATCGCCTCCGATGCGCCAAAACTGGAGAATATCGCTGGCATCTCGGACAGGCGCTCCCCCTGCACGATTCAGACGGCGATATCGTCAGATGGTTTGGCTCTTGCACCGATATTCACGATCAGAAATTACTCATCGAAGAGCGAGACAGCGCCTTAGAACGAGAACGCGCCGCCCGACTTGAACAAGAAAAAGCCAACCGTACCAAAGACGAATTTCTCGCCGTCGTCTCACACGAACTGCGATCGCCCCTCAATCCGATCTTGGGCTGGATCAGACTGCTCAGAACCCGAAAAATGGGAGAAGCTCAAACTCAGCAAGCCCTTGAAACGATCGAGCGCAACGCCAAGCTGCAATCCCAACTGATCGAAGATCTGCTTGATGTGTCCAGAATTCTGCGTGGGAAATTGGCGCTGAAAATCACACCTGTCAATTTAGTCACGGTGATCGAATCGGCGATCGAAACCGTTCGCCTTTCTGCTCAAGCCAAAAATATTCAGATTCAAACCCGCGTCAACGCCAACCTCACTTATGTTTCCGGCGACTTTAATCGACTTCAACAAGTCGTCTGGAACCTGCTCTCGAATGCCGTAAAATTCACCCCGGACCACGGCACCATTACGATCGAGCTATGCGCCACCGACTCTACGATCAACATTAGGGTTCAGGACACCGGAAAAGGCATCGCACCCGAATTTTTACCGCACGTCTTCGAGCAATTTCGCCAAGCCGATAGCAGCATCACTCGGCAATTTGGCGGTTTAGGATTGGGTCTTGCGATCGTGCGTCATATTGTCGAGCGTCATCAGGGTCAAATCCGCGTCGAAAGTAGGGGCGAAAATCAAGGCGCAACCTTCATTGTGGAGCTACCGTTATTGAATACTCCTGTAAACTCTGCGATCGCCCCACTGGATCACACCCCCGACGAGCAGTTAACCGGGCTATCGCTGCTGATTGTCGATGATGAAGCCGATGCCCGCGAACTGCTTGCCTTTTTGCTAGAGCAACAAGGTGCGATTGTCACGGCTACCAGTTCCGCCAAAGAAGCACAAGCGAAGCTAGCAAAGTTTCAGCCCGATCTTTTAATTAGCGACCTGGGCATGCCCGATGTCGATGGATTTCAACTGATTCGGCAACTCCGGGCAGAAGGTCGATCGATTCGAGCGATCGCCGTGACTGCCTATGCGCGGGAAGAAGATCGTCAAGCGGCCCTCGCGGCTGGATTTCAGGCGCACGTCACTAAGCCGATCGAACCTGCGGAACTGTTCAAGGTAATCCGGGCAGCCGTGCAGAAATAG
- a CDS encoding 2-oxo acid dehydrogenase subunit E2 has product MIHEIFMPALSSTMTEGKIVSWVKSPGDKVEKGETVVVVESDKADMDVESFYEGYLATIVTQAGESAPVGSAIALLAETEAEIELAKQQAASVSAPAAAPAPAPAPVAVAASTNGSSTAAKNGRTIASPRARKLAKDLKVDLATIAGSGPHGRIVAEDVESAAGKTPTPAATVAKPAAPAPTISAPAPVAAVAPAPRPAPAPTPAQPGQVQPMTTLQGAVVRNMMASLEVPVFRAGYTITTDALDKLYKQVKSKGVTMTALLAKAVAVTLQKHPLLYASYVENGIHFNGSINIAVAVAMEDGGLITPVLKNANQQDLYSLSRSWKDLVDRARAKQLQPDEYSSGTFTISNLGMFGVDTFDAILPPGQGSILAIGASRANVVATDDGMLGVRRQMQVNITCDHRIIYGADAAAFLRDLAKLIETDAQSLTL; this is encoded by the coding sequence ATGATCCACGAAATTTTCATGCCCGCTCTCAGTTCCACGATGACCGAAGGAAAAATCGTGTCCTGGGTCAAATCTCCGGGCGACAAAGTTGAAAAAGGCGAAACCGTCGTGGTGGTGGAATCGGACAAAGCCGACATGGATGTCGAGTCGTTTTACGAAGGCTATCTCGCCACGATCGTCACCCAAGCAGGTGAATCCGCGCCCGTTGGCAGCGCGATCGCGCTGCTTGCTGAAACCGAAGCCGAAATCGAACTTGCCAAACAGCAAGCCGCCTCAGTTTCCGCTCCGGCTGCTGCGCCTGCGCCTGCGCCCGCACCTGTTGCTGTTGCCGCCTCGACCAACGGCAGCAGCACCGCCGCCAAAAACGGTAGAACGATCGCCTCTCCCCGCGCCCGCAAACTTGCCAAGGATCTCAAAGTTGATCTAGCGACGATCGCGGGTTCTGGGCCTCACGGTCGCATTGTCGCGGAAGATGTCGAATCTGCTGCTGGAAAAACTCCAACACCCGCAGCAACTGTTGCAAAACCCGCTGCTCCAGCTCCTACGATTTCTGCTCCTGCTCCGGTTGCCGCAGTCGCTCCTGCACCTCGTCCCGCACCCGCTCCAACACCTGCACAGCCCGGACAAGTCCAGCCGATGACGACGCTGCAAGGTGCCGTTGTACGAAATATGATGGCAAGTTTGGAAGTTCCAGTCTTCCGCGCCGGTTACACCATTACGACAGATGCACTTGACAAGCTTTACAAGCAGGTGAAATCGAAAGGCGTAACGATGACTGCTCTACTGGCGAAAGCGGTTGCTGTAACGCTGCAAAAACATCCGCTGCTATATGCAAGCTACGTTGAAAATGGTATTCACTTTAATGGTTCGATTAATATCGCTGTTGCTGTTGCCATGGAAGATGGCGGATTAATCACACCGGTATTGAAGAATGCAAATCAGCAGGATCTCTACTCGCTGTCTCGCAGTTGGAAAGATTTGGTCGATCGTGCCCGCGCCAAACAACTCCAGCCTGACGAATATAGCTCTGGAACCTTCACCATCTCAAACTTAGGGATGTTTGGAGTCGATACATTCGATGCAATTTTGCCGCCGGGGCAGGGATCAATTCTGGCGATCGGAGCTTCCCGCGCCAATGTCGTCGCCACCGATGATGGAATGCTGGGCGTTCGTCGGCAAATGCAAGTCAACATTACTTGCGATCACCGAATTATTTACGGTGCTGATGCCGCAGCATTTCTGCGCGATTTAGCAAAACTGATTGAAACCGATGCTCAATCCTTGACGTTGTAG